A window of candidate division KSB1 bacterium contains these coding sequences:
- a CDS encoding nucleotidyltransferase domain-containing protein, with amino-acid sequence MNITNNQKDQIKTQIKDRLAKEREIQKIVIFGSFTKSNEPNDIDIAVFQNSDESYLSLALKYRKLVRDLSKLYPIDVIPLKTNANGSFLDEIKDGETIYER; translated from the coding sequence ATGAACATAACGAATAATCAAAAAGATCAAATAAAGACGCAAATCAAGGATCGGCTTGCAAAAGAGCGAGAAATCCAGAAAATCGTAATTTTTGGTTCGTTCACAAAATCGAATGAGCCGAACGATATCGATATTGCAGTTTTTCAAAACAGTGATGAATCGTATTTGTCTCTTGCCTTGAAATATAGAAAACTAGTACGAGACCTTTCCAAACTATATCCGATTGATGTGATTCCTTTGAAAACCAATGCTAACGGAAGTTTTTTAGATGAAATAAAAGATGGTGAAACGATTTATGAAAGATGA